A stretch of Helicobacter pylori DNA encodes these proteins:
- a CDS encoding TonB-dependent receptor family protein — MNGYLRVKTPYFLALYTLTFWTFSSFMIAKDKHHFLKKVTTTEQKFSSSAPLSWQSEEVRNSTSSRTVISNKELKKTGNLNIENALQNVPGIQIRDATGTGVLPKISVRGFGGGGNGHSNTGMILVNGIPIYGAPYSNIELAIFPVTFQSVDRIDVIKGGTSVQYGPNTFGGVVNVITKEIPKEWENQAAERITFWGRSSNGNFVDPKEKGKPLAQTLGNQMLFNTYGRTAGMLGKYIGISAQGNWINGQGFRQNSPTKVQNYLLDAIYNINATNTFKAYYQYYQYNSYHPGTLSAQDYAYNRFINERHDNQDGGRAKRFGIVYQNYFGDPDRKVGGDFKFTYFTHDMSRDFGFSNQYQSVYMSSQNKILPFKGKGEISATNPNCGLYSYSDTNSPCWQFYDNIRRFVVNAFEPKLNLVINTGKVKQTFNMGMRFLTEDLYRRSTTRKNPSVPNNGSGFDAGTSLNNFNNYTAVYASDEINFNDGMLTITPGLRYTFLNYEKKDAPPFKAGQTGKTIKDRYNQWNPAVNVGYKPIKDWLFYFNYQRSYIPPQFSNIGNFTGTSTDYFQIFNVMEGGSRYYFNNQVSFNANYFVIFANHYFTGRYGDNKEPVNARSQGVELELYYTPIRGLNFHAAYTFIDANITSHTMVTNPANPKGPKKDIFGKKLPFVSPHQFILDASYTYAKTTIGLSSFFYSRAYSDVLNTVPFTEYAPTIKNGAITTKTAGMTPWYWVWNLQISSALWERKNQSVHASLQINNIFNMKYWFSGIGTSPNGKESAPPRSITAYVSYHF, encoded by the coding sequence ATGAATGGTTATTTGAGGGTAAAAACCCCGTATTTTTTAGCGTTATACACTTTGACTTTTTGGACTTTTAGTTCTTTTATGATCGCAAAAGATAAGCACCATTTTTTAAAAAAAGTTACAACCACCGAGCAAAAATTCAGTTCCAGCGCGCCGCTTTCATGGCAAAGCGAAGAGGTGCGCAATTCCACAAGTTCTCGCACGGTGATTTCCAACAAGGAACTCAAAAAAACGGGGAATTTGAATATTGAAAACGCCTTGCAAAATGTGCCAGGGATTCAAATCAGAGACGCTACAGGCACGGGCGTGCTGCCTAAAATTTCGGTGCGCGGTTTTGGTGGGGGCGGTAACGGGCATAGCAATACGGGCATGATTTTAGTCAATGGTATCCCCATTTATGGCGCGCCGTATTCTAATATTGAACTGGCGATTTTCCCTGTAACTTTCCAGTCAGTGGATAGGATTGATGTAATTAAAGGGGGCACGAGTGTGCAATACGGCCCTAACACTTTTGGAGGCGTGGTGAATGTTATCACTAAAGAAATCCCAAAAGAATGGGAAAATCAAGCGGCTGAAAGGATCACTTTTTGGGGGCGCTCCTCTAATGGGAATTTTGTAGATCCCAAAGAAAAAGGCAAGCCCTTAGCCCAAACTTTAGGAAACCAAATGCTGTTTAACACTTATGGGCGAACGGCCGGGATGTTGGGTAAGTATATAGGAATTAGCGCCCAAGGCAATTGGATTAATGGGCAAGGTTTCAGGCAAAATAGCCCTACAAAGGTGCAAAACTACTTGTTGGATGCGATTTATAATATTAATGCGACCAATACTTTTAAAGCTTATTACCAGTATTATCAATACAATTCTTACCATCCAGGCACTTTGAGCGCGCAAGATTACGCCTATAACCGCTTCATCAACGAGCGCCATGACAATCAAGATGGAGGGCGAGCCAAGCGCTTTGGGATCGTGTATCAAAACTACTTTGGCGATCCGGATAGGAAAGTGGGGGGCGATTTTAAATTCACTTATTTCACGCATGACATGAGCAGGGATTTTGGCTTCTCTAACCAATACCAAAGCGTGTATATGAGCAGTCAAAATAAGATTTTACCCTTTAAAGGCAAGGGAGAAATTAGCGCGACTAACCCTAATTGCGGTTTGTATTCTTATAGCGATACGAATAGCCCTTGTTGGCAATTTTATGACAATATCCGCCGCTTCGTGGTGAATGCATTTGAGCCAAAACTCAATCTCGTAATCAATACCGGTAAAGTCAAACAAACTTTTAATATGGGAATGCGGTTTTTAACTGAAGATTTATACCGCCGATCCACCACCAGGAAAAACCCTAGCGTGCCTAATAATGGCAGTGGGTTTGATGCAGGAACTTCACTCAATAATTTCAACAATTATACCGCTGTGTATGCCAGCGATGAAATCAATTTCAATGACGGCATGCTAACGATCACGCCAGGATTGAGATACACTTTTTTAAATTACGAAAAAAAAGACGCTCCCCCTTTTAAAGCAGGCCAAACAGGAAAAACCATTAAAGATCGTTATAACCAATGGAATCCAGCAGTGAATGTCGGTTATAAACCCATTAAGGATTGGTTGTTTTATTTCAACTATCAAAGAAGCTATATCCCGCCCCAATTCAGCAATATTGGTAATTTTACAGGCACAAGCACGGATTATTTTCAAATCTTTAATGTCATGGAAGGCGGCTCAAGATATTATTTCAACAATCAAGTGAGTTTTAACGCGAATTATTTTGTGATTTTTGCGAATCATTATTTTACCGGGCGCTATGGGGATAATAAAGAGCCGGTCAATGCGAGATCGCAAGGCGTGGAGCTAGAGTTGTATTACACACCGATTAGGGGACTTAATTTCCATGCGGCTTACACTTTTATAGACGCTAATATCACCAGCCACACGATGGTTACTAACCCTGCTAATCCTAAAGGGCCTAAAAAAGATATTTTTGGCAAAAAACTCCCTTTTGTCAGCCCGCACCAATTCATTTTAGACGCGAGTTACACTTACGCTAAAACCACGATTGGGTTGAGCTCTTTCTTTTATAGCCGCGCTTATAGCGATGTGTTAAACACCGTGCCTTTCACAGAATACGCGCCCACGATTAAAAACGGGGCCATTACCACCAAAACAGCGGGCATGACGCCGTGGTATTGGGTGTGGAATTTGCAAATTTCTAGTGCTTTGTGGGAACGCAAAAATCAAAGCGTTCATGCGAGCTTGCAAATCAATAACATTTTTAACATGAAATACTGGTTTAGTGGGATAGGCACTAGCCCTAACGGGAAAGAATCCGCACCTCCTAGAAGCATCACAGCGTATGTGAGCTATCATTTTTAA
- the rsmD gene encoding 16S rRNA (guanine(966)-N(2))-methyltransferase RsmD, producing MPDHQPVKKFKIIGGACKGLGLNLPNISSTRPTKAIVRESFFNTLQAEIIGAHFIEVFSGSASMGLEALSRGAKSAVFFEQNKSAYATLLENIALFKNRLKKEMEIQTFLDDAFKLLPTLCLKNGVLNIIYLDPPFETSGFLGIYEKCFQALERLLKRSNPKNLLVVFEHESLHEMPKSLTTLAIIKQKKFGKTTLTYFQ from the coding sequence ATGCCAGATCATCAGCCAGTAAAAAAATTTAAGATCATTGGGGGGGCTTGTAAGGGATTGGGCTTGAATTTGCCTAACATTTCTAGTACGCGCCCCACCAAAGCGATCGTAAGAGAGTCGTTTTTTAACACCTTGCAAGCAGAAATTATAGGAGCGCATTTTATAGAAGTGTTTTCAGGCAGTGCTTCTATGGGTTTAGAGGCTTTGAGTAGGGGGGCTAAAAGCGCGGTGTTTTTTGAGCAAAATAAAAGCGCTTATGCCACGCTTTTAGAAAATATCGCCCTCTTTAAAAACCGCCTGAAAAAGGAAATGGAAATTCAAACCTTTTTAGATGACGCTTTCAAGCTTTTGCCCACGCTGTGTTTAAAAAATGGCGTTTTGAATATTATTTATTTGGATCCTCCTTTTGAAACGAGCGGGTTTTTAGGGATTTATGAAAAGTGTTTTCAAGCTTTAGAAAGGTTATTGAAACGCTCTAATCCAAAAAATCTTTTAGTGGTTTTTGAGCATGAAAGCCTGCATGAAATGCCTAAAAGTCTTACAACTTTAGCTATAATCAAACAGAAAAAATTCGGGAAAACCACTTTAACTTATTTTCAATAG
- the fliL gene encoding flagellar basal body-associated protein FliL, with protein MAEEQENTAQQPQKKSKALLFVIIGSVLVMLLLVGVIIMLLMGNKEESKENASKNTQEVQANPMANKNQEAKEGSNIQQYLVLGPLYAIDAPFAVNLVSQNGRRYLKASISLELSNEKLLNEVKVKDTAIKDTIIEILSSKSVEEVVTNKGKNKLKDEIKSHLNSFLIDGFIKNVFFTDFIIQ; from the coding sequence ATGGCAGAAGAACAAGAAAATACCGCGCAACAACCCCAAAAAAAAAGCAAAGCCCTTTTATTTGTTATTATTGGAAGCGTGTTAGTGATGCTTTTATTGGTGGGGGTGATTATCATGTTGCTCATGGGGAATAAGGAAGAATCTAAAGAAAACGCTTCTAAAAACACCCAAGAAGTTCAAGCCAATCCTATGGCGAACAAGAATCAAGAAGCCAAAGAAGGCTCTAATATCCAACAATATTTAGTGCTTGGGCCTTTGTATGCGATTGATGCACCTTTTGCGGTGAATTTGGTCTCTCAAAATGGTCGACGCTACCTTAAGGCTTCTATTTCGTTAGAATTGAGTAATGAAAAGCTTTTGAATGAAGTCAAGGTTAAAGACACAGCGATTAAGGACACGATTATAGAAATTCTATCGTCTAAAAGCGTGGAAGAAGTGGTTACTAACAAAGGCAAAAACAAGCTTAAAGACGAGATTAAGAGCCACTTGAATTCGTTTTTGATTGATGGCTTTATTAAAAATGTCTTTTTCACTGATTTCATTATTCAATAA
- the acpS gene encoding holo-ACP synthase → MIGVDIVSIARIEKCMKRFEMRFLERFLSPSEIVLCKDKFSSIAGFFALKEACSKALQVGIGKELSFLDMRISKSPKNAPLITLSKEKMDYFNIQSLSASISHDAGFAIAVVMVSSSN, encoded by the coding sequence ATGATTGGCGTAGATATTGTCTCTATTGCTAGGATAGAAAAGTGCATGAAACGCTTTGAAATGAGGTTTTTAGAGCGTTTTTTATCCCCAAGTGAGATCGTTTTATGCAAGGATAAATTTAGCAGTATCGCCGGGTTTTTCGCACTCAAAGAAGCTTGCTCTAAAGCCCTTCAAGTAGGCATTGGTAAGGAATTGAGCTTTTTAGATATGCGTATTTCTAAAAGCCCTAAAAACGCCCCCTTAATCACCCTTTCCAAAGAAAAAATGGATTATTTTAACATCCAAAGCTTGAGCGCAAGCATCAGCCATGACGCTGGTTTTGCGATAGCGGTTGTGATGGTTTCTTCGTCAAATTGA
- a CDS encoding glycosyltransferase family 25 protein — MRVFIIHLSPKTCHNFSLKETHITPLLESLKLQGISYEIFDAIYSKISPTQLHPLILEHLHPSFVVEDLLAFCENEKHPLCALKNFFYAIKHCGKRMGFGELGCYASHYSLWQKCIELNEAICILEDDIIIKERFKESLEFCYQHINELGYIRLMHLEENVAKQKTPVKGVSQILNFKDGIGTQGYVLAPKAAQKLLKYSAKEWVMPIDCVMDRHYWHGVKNYVLEEFAIACDGMNAQNSNTEKQRPKKLPLSIRIGRFLHKSSVKILDKVFRYSPKLIIRKN, encoded by the coding sequence ATGCGTGTTTTTATTATTCATTTAAGCCCCAAAACCTGTCACAATTTTTCTTTAAAAGAAACTCATATAACCCCCCTTTTAGAGAGCCTTAAACTTCAAGGGATCTCTTATGAAATTTTTGATGCGATCTATTCTAAAATCTCTCCCACTCAATTACACCCCTTGATTTTAGAGCATTTGCACCCTTCTTTTGTGGTTGAAGATTTATTGGCTTTTTGTGAAAATGAAAAACATCCCCTTTGCGCGTTAAAAAATTTCTTTTACGCGATCAAGCATTGCGGGAAGAGGATGGGGTTTGGGGAGCTTGGGTGCTATGCGAGCCATTATTCCTTGTGGCAAAAATGCATAGAGCTTAATGAAGCGATCTGTATTTTAGAAGATGATATTATTATAAAAGAGCGTTTTAAAGAGAGCCTAGAGTTTTGTTACCAACACATCAACGAATTAGGCTATATCCGTTTGATGCATTTAGAAGAAAATGTGGCTAAACAAAAAACTCCCGTTAAAGGGGTTTCTCAAATCTTAAATTTTAAAGATGGCATTGGCACTCAAGGGTATGTTTTAGCCCCCAAAGCCGCACAAAAATTATTGAAATACAGCGCGAAAGAATGGGTGATGCCTATAGATTGCGTGATGGATAGGCATTATTGGCATGGGGTCAAAAACTATGTGTTAGAAGAATTTGCGATTGCTTGCGACGGGATGAATGCTCAAAACTCCAACACAGAAAAACAAAGGCCTAAAAAATTACCTTTAAGTATTAGGATTGGCCGTTTTTTGCATAAAAGCTCGGTTAAAATCTTGGATAAAGTTTTTAGGTATAGCCCAAAATTAATCATTAGAAAAAACTAA
- a CDS encoding DUF3943 domain-containing protein — MFLKTFQKIWVVCVIIWGLGCSFLNANSIQLEETLKRSPKNLIWQHFKKKFKKSNTIPYAPNSRWKYLGTSIGILGVSLVIGIVGLYLMPESVTNWDREKFGIKSWFENVRMGPKLDNDSFIFNEILHPYFGAMYYMQPRMAGFGWMASAFFSFITSTLFWEYGLEAFVEVPSWQDLVITPLLGSILGEGFYQLTRYIQRNEGKLFGSLFLGRLVIALMDPIGFIIRDLGLGEALGIYNKHEIRSSLSPNGLNLTYKF; from the coding sequence ATATTCCTAAAAACCTTCCAAAAGATTTGGGTAGTTTGCGTTATTATTTGGGGGTTAGGCTGTAGTTTTTTAAACGCTAACAGCATTCAATTAGAAGAAACGCTCAAACGAAGCCCTAAAAATCTTATTTGGCAACACTTTAAAAAGAAGTTTAAAAAGAGCAACACGATCCCTTATGCCCCAAATAGCCGTTGGAAATATTTAGGCACGAGCATAGGGATTTTGGGCGTGTCGTTGGTGATAGGGATTGTAGGGTTGTATCTCATGCCAGAGAGCGTAACGAATTGGGATAGAGAAAAGTTTGGGATCAAAAGTTGGTTTGAAAATGTCCGCATGGGGCCAAAACTGGACAACGATAGTTTTATTTTCAATGAAATTTTGCACCCTTATTTTGGGGCTATGTATTATATGCAACCGCGCATGGCTGGGTTTGGCTGGATGGCATCAGCGTTTTTTTCTTTTATCACTTCCACGCTTTTTTGGGAATATGGCTTGGAAGCGTTTGTGGAAGTGCCTAGCTGGCAGGATTTGGTGATCACGCCTTTATTAGGCTCCATTTTAGGGGAAGGGTTTTACCAGCTCACGCGCTATATCCAACGCAATGAAGGCAAGCTTTTTGGCTCTTTATTTTTAGGGCGTTTAGTTATCGCTCTTATGGATCCTATCGGTTTTATCATTAGGGATTTAGGGCTTGGGGAAGCT
- a CDS encoding bifunctional 3,4-dihydroxy-2-butanone 4-phosphate synthase/GTP cyclohydrolase II, with translation MILKRVTEALEAYKNGEMLIVMDDEDRENEGDLVLAGIFSTPEKINFMATHARGLICVSLTKDLAKKFELPPMVSVNDSNHETAFTVSIDAKEAKTGISAFERHLTIELLCKDTTKPSDFVRPGHIFPLIAKDGGVLARTGHTEASVDLCKLAGLKPVSVICEIMKEDGSMARRGDKFLSDFAIKHNLKTLYVSDLISYRLENESLLKMFCQEEREFLKHQTQCYTFLDHQQKNHYAFKFKGTKPNDLAPLVRFHPIKEDFDFLTTDAFEAFFKALEYLKCEGGYLIFMNTHSKENNIVKDFGIGALVLKNLGIKDFRLLSSCEDRQYKALSGFGLKLVETISL, from the coding sequence ATGATCTTAAAACGAGTTACTGAAGCTTTAGAAGCATATAAAAATGGCGAAATGCTTATTGTTATGGATGATGAAGACAGAGAAAATGAGGGGGATTTGGTTTTAGCTGGGATTTTTTCTACCCCTGAGAAAATCAATTTCATGGCCACGCATGCTAGGGGGTTGATTTGCGTGTCTTTAACTAAAGATTTAGCGAAAAAATTTGAATTACCCCCTATGGTTAGCGTGAATGATTCTAACCATGAGACCGCTTTCACGGTTTCCATTGACGCTAAAGAAGCCAAAACTGGGATTTCTGCTTTTGAAAGGCATTTGACGATTGAATTGTTGTGTAAAGACACCACCAAACCGAGCGATTTTGTGCGTCCGGGGCATATTTTCCCTTTGATTGCAAAAGATGGAGGCGTGTTAGCGCGCACGGGCCATACGGAAGCGAGCGTGGATTTATGCAAATTAGCCGGATTAAAGCCCGTGAGCGTGATTTGTGAAATCATGAAAGAAGACGGCTCTATGGCGAGGAGAGGGGATAAATTTTTGAGCGATTTCGCCATTAAACATAACCTTAAAACCCTCTATGTCTCTGATTTGATTAGCTATCGTTTGGAAAATGAAAGTTTGCTGAAAATGTTTTGCCAAGAAGAGAGGGAATTTTTAAAACACCAAACGCAATGCTACACTTTTTTAGACCACCAGCAAAAAAACCATTACGCTTTTAAGTTTAAAGGCACAAAACCCAACGATTTAGCCCCTTTAGTGCGTTTCCACCCTATCAAAGAGGATTTTGATTTTTTAACGACTGATGCGTTTGAAGCGTTTTTTAAAGCGTTAGAATATTTGAAGTGCGAAGGGGGTTATTTGATCTTTATGAACACCCATTCTAAAGAAAACAATATCGTTAAAGATTTTGGGATCGGGGCGTTGGTGTTAAAAAATTTAGGGATAAAGGATTTCAGGCTTTTAAGCTCTTGTGAAGACAGGCAGTATAAGGCTTTGAGCGGGTTTGGGCTTAAGCTTGTAGAAACGATTAGCCTTTGA
- a CDS encoding M48 family metallopeptidase, giving the protein MLDDIPITIQKSKKIKTLSLNITPSLEVILKMPNSCSQARASAFLKEQEAWLKKTFLSMQEKHSLLHLRLETYQNKILVFDEVRNANDYTLTDLKKILKTYLEQKLPLIAQKMQTSYTHFGIRNNAKVLGSCSYHNRLSFALLLVCAKKEAIDYVIIHELAHTIHKNHSKNFWRCVQIFCPNYRALRERLKQRVVFYTQLLKQLQP; this is encoded by the coding sequence ATGTTAGATGATATTCCTATTACCATTCAAAAAAGTAAAAAAATCAAAACCCTGAGCTTGAATATCACGCCTTCTTTAGAAGTGATTCTCAAAATGCCCAATTCTTGTTCTCAAGCTAGAGCGAGCGCTTTTTTAAAAGAACAAGAAGCTTGGCTAAAAAAAACCTTTTTAAGCATGCAAGAAAAACACTCCCTTTTACACTTGCGCCTAGAAACCTATCAAAACAAAATCCTTGTGTTTGATGAGGTGAGAAACGCCAACGATTACACCCTAACAGATCTTAAAAAAATCTTAAAAACTTATTTGGAGCAAAAACTCCCTTTGATCGCTCAAAAAATGCAAACTTCATACACCCATTTTGGCATTAGAAACAACGCTAAAGTTTTAGGGAGCTGCTCTTATCATAACCGCTTGAGTTTTGCATTATTATTGGTTTGCGCTAAAAAAGAAGCGATTGATTATGTCATCATCCATGAGCTAGCCCACACGATCCACAAAAACCATTCCAAAAATTTTTGGCGTTGCGTTCAAATCTTTTGCCCTAATTACCGCGCTCTAAGGGAGCGTTTAAAACAAAGGGTTGTTTTTTATACCCAACTGCTTAAGCAACTACAACCCTAA